CTGGGCGAGGCCGAGGCGGACGAGGGGCTGGCGATCCTGGAGGGAGTCCTGGCGGAGGCCGCGGGATGAAGCGCGATTTCATCAGCCTGCACGACTGGTCGGCGGCCGAGGTCGCGGCGCTCCTCACGCAGGCCGCCGACCTCAAGGCGAAGCAGCGGGCCGGGATCCCGCACATCCTGCTTCCGGGCAAGACGCTGGCCCTCATCTTCGAGAAGCCCTCCCTCCGGACCCGGGTCACCTTCGAGGCGGGGATGACGCAGCTCGGCGGGCACGCCATCTACCTCGCCCCACAGGACATCCGCCTGGGGGAGCGGGAGACGGTGGCCGACGGGGCACGCAACCTCTCGCGCTGGGTGGACGGGATCGTGGCCCGGACCTTCCGGCACCAGATGGTGGTGGAGCTGGCCGAGCACGCCACCGTCCCCGTCATCAACGGCCTGACCGATCTGCTGCACCCCTGCCAGATCCTGGCCGCCCTGCTGACCATCCAGGAGCGGCGGGGCCGCCTCGCGGGATGCCGGGTCGCCTTTATCGGGGACGGGAACAACGTGGCCAACTCCTGGTGTACCGGGGCGGCGAAGACCGGGGTGCACCTGACCATCGCGTGCCCGAAGGGCTACGAGCCGGACCCGAGCATCCTGCACCAGGCCCGCGAGGACGCCAAGGGGGCGGGGGCCCAGATCCACGTGGTCCACGACGCGGCCGCGGCGGCCCGCGGAGCCGATGTCCTGTACACCGACGTCTGGGCGAGCATGGGGCAGGAGGAGGAGCGGGCGAAGCGGGCCAAGGTCTTCCGGCCCTTCCAGGTGAACCGGGCTCTCGTGGACCTGGCGCGCCCCGACGTCCTGGTGATGCATTGCCTGCCGGCCCACCGGGGGGAGGAGATCACCGATGAGGTGATCGAGGGACCCCACTCGGCGGTGTTCGACGAGGCGGAGAACCGCCTGCACGCGCAGAAGGCCCTCCTGGTCACCCTCCTGGGGGATCATCGCTGACAGTCCCCTCTGGGAAACCCATGGCGAGCGAGGTCCGCAAAATCGTCCTGGCCTACTCGGGCGGGCTCGACACCTCCGTCATCCTGAGGTGGCTGCTGGAGACGTACGGCTGCGAGGTCATCGCCTTCGTGGCCGACATCGGGCAGGGGGAGGAGATCGGTCCGGTCCGGGAGAAGGGCCTCCGGACCGGGGCCAGCAAGGTCATTGTCGAGGACCTGAAAGAGGAGTTCGTCCGCGACTTCGTCTTCCCCTGCCTGAAGGCCAACGCCGTCTACGAGGGGGGCTACCTGCTCGGGACCTCCATGGCCCGCCCCCTCATCGCCAAGGGGCAGATGGCCGTCGCAAGGGCGGCAGGCGCCGACGCCGTCGCCCACGGCGCCACCGGGAAGGGGAACGACCAGGTCCGCTTCGAGCTGACCTACCTGGCGTTCGACCCCCACATCCGGATCATCGCGCCCTGGCGGGAGTGGGAGTTCAAGTCCCGGTCGGACCTGCTGGGCTACGCCAAGCGGCACGGCATCCCGGTCCCCGTGACGAAGGCGAAGCCGTACAGCAGCGACCGGAACCTCTTCCACATCTCCTTTGAGGGGGGGGTCCTCGAGGATCCCTGGATGGAGCCGCCGGCCGACATGTATACCCTCACGGTCGCCCCGGAGAAGGCCCCGGGCCGTCCCACCCTCCTGGAGGTGGAGTTCGAGCAGGGGGTGCCGGTGGCCGTGGATGGCCGTCGGCTCCCGCCGGTTGCCCTCCTCAGCCACCTGAACGCCGTCGGCGGGAAGAACGGCATCGGGCGGGTAGACCTGGTGGAGAACCGCTACGTGGGGATGAAGTCGCGCGGGGTCTACGAGACGCCCGGGGGGACCATCCTGCACGTCGCCCACCGGGCCGTGGAGTCCATCACCATGGACCGGGAGGTGATGCACCTGCGGGAGAGCCTCATACCCCGCTTCGCCGAGCTGGTCTACTACGGCTACTGGTTCTCGCCCGAGATGGAGATGCTGCGGGCGGCGATCGAGGAGAGCCAGCGGACCGTCACCGGGACGGCGCGCCTCAAGCTCTACCGGGGCAACTGCACCGTGGTGGGGCGCAAGTCCAAGGTGTCCCTGTACGATCCGGCCTATGCCACGTTCGAGGAGGACCCGGTCTACCGGCAGCGGGACGCCGAGGGGTTCATCCGGTTGCACGCGCTCCGCCTGCGGATCCGGGCCCTGACCCAGAAGGCGCCGGGTCGCCGCCGGTAGAAGGGCCGGGGGAACAGGAAAGAGGGGGTCGTGGAGAAAAAGCCCTGGGGCGGGCGCTTCGAGGGGCCGACCGACAAGCTGGTGGAGGCCTTCACGGCCTCCCTCCCCTTCGACCAGCGCCTGGCCCGCCACGACATCGAGGGGAGCATGGCCTGGGCCCGCGCCCTCCAGAAGGCCGGCGTGCTCACCTCCGAGGAGATGGAGAAGATCGTCCGGGGCCTGGAGGAGGTGGGCCGGGAGATCGAGAAGGAGGGCGTCCCCGACGATCCCTCCTTCGAGGACATCCACCTGTACGTGGAGCGCCGCCTCATCGAGCGGATCGGGACGCTGGGGGGCAAGCTCCACACCGGCCGGAGCCGCAACGACCAGGTGGCCCTCGACCTCCGGCTCTACTTGCGGGGCGAGATCGGCGAGGTCCGCCGGCTCCTCCTGCGCCTGCAGGAAGCCCTGCTCACGCTCGCCGAGGCCCACCCGGAGGCCATCCTCCCCGGCTACACGCACCTGCAGCGGGCCCAGCCGGTCCTCTTCGCCCACCACTGCCTGGCCTACGTGGAGATGGTCGAGCGGGACGCCGCCCGCTTCGCCGACTGCCTCGGGCGGGTGACCGTGCTCCCCCTCGGCTCGGGCGCGTTAGCCGGGACCACGTTCGCGGTGGACCGGGAGTACCTGGCCGGCCTCCTGAACTTCCCCGCGGTCAGCCGCAACAGCCTGGATGCCGTGGGCGACCGGGACTTCGCCCTGGAATTCCTGGCGGCCGCCAGCATCACCATGGTCCACGTGAGCCGCCTGGCGGAGGAGATCACCCTCTGGGCCTCGGCCGAGTTCGGGTTCCTGGAGCTGCCGGACGCCTTCGCCACCGGCTCCAGCATGATGCCCCAGAAGAAGAACCCCGACGTGGCCGAGCTGGCCCGCGGGAAGGCCGGCCGGGTCATCGGCGATCTGGTCGCCCTGCTCGCCACGCTGAAGGGCCTCCCCCTCGCCTACAACCGGGACCTCCAGGAGGACAAGGAGCGGGTCTTCGACGCCGCCGACACCCTGAGGGGGACCCTGGCCGTCCTGGCCTCCCTGGTGGGGGCTCTGCAGGTCCGGACCGACCGGATGCGGGCCGCCGCGGAGGAGGGTTTCCTGAACGCGACCGACGTGGCCGACTACCTGGCGGCGAAGGGCCTGCCGTTTCGCCAGGCTCACGAGGTCGTGGGCCAGATC
This genomic interval from Candidatus Methylomirabilis sp. contains the following:
- a CDS encoding argininosuccinate synthase, yielding MASEVRKIVLAYSGGLDTSVILRWLLETYGCEVIAFVADIGQGEEIGPVREKGLRTGASKVIVEDLKEEFVRDFVFPCLKANAVYEGGYLLGTSMARPLIAKGQMAVARAAGADAVAHGATGKGNDQVRFELTYLAFDPHIRIIAPWREWEFKSRSDLLGYAKRHGIPVPVTKAKPYSSDRNLFHISFEGGVLEDPWMEPPADMYTLTVAPEKAPGRPTLLEVEFEQGVPVAVDGRRLPPVALLSHLNAVGGKNGIGRVDLVENRYVGMKSRGVYETPGGTILHVAHRAVESITMDREVMHLRESLIPRFAELVYYGYWFSPEMEMLRAAIEESQRTVTGTARLKLYRGNCTVVGRKSKVSLYDPAYATFEEDPVYRQRDAEGFIRLHALRLRIRALTQKAPGRRR
- the argH gene encoding argininosuccinate lyase, whose amino-acid sequence is MEKKPWGGRFEGPTDKLVEAFTASLPFDQRLARHDIEGSMAWARALQKAGVLTSEEMEKIVRGLEEVGREIEKEGVPDDPSFEDIHLYVERRLIERIGTLGGKLHTGRSRNDQVALDLRLYLRGEIGEVRRLLLRLQEALLTLAEAHPEAILPGYTHLQRAQPVLFAHHCLAYVEMVERDAARFADCLGRVTVLPLGSGALAGTTFAVDREYLAGLLNFPAVSRNSLDAVGDRDFALEFLAAASITMVHVSRLAEEITLWASAEFGFLELPDAFATGSSMMPQKKNPDVAELARGKAGRVIGDLVALLATLKGLPLAYNRDLQEDKERVFDAADTLRGTLAVLASLVGALQVRTDRMRAAAEEGFLNATDVADYLAAKGLPFRQAHEVVGQIVRKCLAEGKRIEDLPLEALRAFSPYFTEDVYAFMRLEACVDRRLTAGGTARARVREALGEARARLRLAQGEA
- the argF gene encoding ornithine carbamoyltransferase; its protein translation is MKRDFISLHDWSAAEVAALLTQAADLKAKQRAGIPHILLPGKTLALIFEKPSLRTRVTFEAGMTQLGGHAIYLAPQDIRLGERETVADGARNLSRWVDGIVARTFRHQMVVELAEHATVPVINGLTDLLHPCQILAALLTIQERRGRLAGCRVAFIGDGNNVANSWCTGAAKTGVHLTIACPKGYEPDPSILHQAREDAKGAGAQIHVVHDAAAAARGADVLYTDVWASMGQEEERAKRAKVFRPFQVNRALVDLARPDVLVMHCLPAHRGEEITDEVIEGPHSAVFDEAENRLHAQKALLVTLLGDHR